In Tsuneonella amylolytica, one genomic interval encodes:
- a CDS encoding putative bifunctional diguanylate cyclase/phosphodiesterase yields the protein MIARGDRERLGSKALVFAPIVVLSAIFGAFAGLVAMGPSLSSASAVCIAVIGIAVYAATVALLGRFGMHQVSRLHALGRTDSLTGLPNRRALHDDAARLARPAEEVAIALIDLDGFKLVNDHYGHVVGDQLLCECTAILRDICGREARSYRLGGDEFAILKTGPVAGTIVEGICRTLIDRFAAPVPIEDRRIAIGASVGLARSAASDSAGSSELLRRADVAMYASKRGGKMRCTWFTDDFDRNREAMQELDGELRMALVREEFSLAYQPLVDARSGVVVAVESLIRWDRPDGRRIGPNVFIPVAEESGLINTIGLWVLERSCRDALAWNEIKLSVNISAAQLRNPEFPIQLGQILEDTGFPPERLELEITETCLVLDPVVAERSLSLIRGFGVTVVLDDFGTGYASIGFLRQFRFEKLKLDRSLVTGAQLDEGSRAMMMSSISVARAMNMDVTAEGVETEAQADLVRAAGCDQIQGWLYFKAMPAAEIAAHLDKPAQATGAAGTRAA from the coding sequence GTGATCGCACGGGGCGACAGGGAAAGGCTGGGTTCGAAGGCGCTCGTCTTCGCGCCGATCGTCGTGCTGTCCGCCATCTTCGGTGCGTTCGCCGGGCTCGTCGCGATGGGGCCGAGCCTGTCGTCGGCATCCGCGGTCTGCATCGCGGTGATCGGCATCGCGGTCTATGCCGCGACCGTCGCCCTGCTCGGCCGCTTCGGCATGCACCAGGTTTCGCGTCTCCACGCGCTGGGGCGGACCGACAGTCTGACGGGCCTGCCCAACCGCCGCGCACTGCACGACGATGCCGCCCGCCTCGCCCGTCCGGCGGAAGAAGTCGCCATCGCGCTCATCGATCTCGACGGGTTCAAGCTGGTCAACGACCACTACGGCCACGTCGTCGGCGACCAGCTCCTTTGCGAATGTACCGCGATCCTGCGCGATATCTGCGGCCGCGAGGCGCGCAGCTATCGCCTGGGCGGTGACGAGTTCGCGATCCTGAAGACCGGCCCGGTCGCGGGCACCATCGTCGAAGGCATCTGCCGCACGCTGATCGACCGGTTCGCCGCCCCCGTGCCGATCGAGGACCGGCGCATCGCGATCGGGGCCAGCGTCGGGCTCGCCCGTTCGGCGGCGAGCGACAGCGCCGGATCGTCCGAACTGCTGCGCCGCGCCGACGTGGCGATGTACGCCTCCAAGCGCGGCGGCAAGATGCGCTGCACGTGGTTCACCGACGACTTCGACCGCAACCGCGAGGCGATGCAGGAACTCGACGGCGAACTGCGCATGGCGCTGGTACGCGAGGAATTCTCGCTCGCCTACCAGCCGCTCGTCGATGCCCGCAGCGGCGTGGTGGTCGCGGTCGAATCGCTGATCCGCTGGGACCGGCCCGACGGCCGCAGGATCGGCCCCAACGTGTTCATTCCGGTGGCCGAGGAATCGGGCCTCATCAACACGATCGGGCTGTGGGTACTGGAACGGTCGTGCCGCGACGCGCTGGCCTGGAACGAAATAAAGCTGTCGGTGAACATCTCGGCCGCGCAGCTGCGCAACCCGGAGTTCCCGATCCAGCTCGGCCAGATCCTCGAGGACACCGGCTTTCCGCCCGAACGGCTGGAACTGGAGATCACCGAAACCTGCCTCGTGCTCGATCCAGTGGTCGCGGAGCGCAGCCTGAGTCTCATTCGGGGTTTCGGCGTCACCGTCGTGCTCGACGATTTCGGCACCGGCTACGCCTCCATCGGCTTCCTGCGCCAGTTCCGCTTCGAGAAGCTGAAACTCGACCGATCGCTCGTGACGGGGGCGCAGCTCGACGAAGGCAGCCGCGCGATGATGATGTCGAGCATCTCGGTCGCGCGGGCGATGAACATGGATGTGACCGCCGAGGGGGTCGAGACCGAAGCGCAGGCCGATCTGGTCCGCGCCGCCGGGTGCGACCAGATCCAGGGGTGGCTCTATTTCAAGGCGATGCCCGCGGCCGAGATCGCGGCGCATCTGGACAAACCCGCACAGGCCACCGGCGCGGCGGGAACGAGGGCAGCATGA